The Danio aesculapii chromosome 7, fDanAes4.1, whole genome shotgun sequence DNA window aaaaaaaacttaacttgCTTTCCACGACAGTCACAACACCCCCTGCCCCCTCCCACCCCAGATGACTAAGCGGGGTTTTTTTTGCATTTCGGTGGGTTTTggacagtttttgggctggaatcagtcagctacatctggcaacacagatttaaaaaaaaagagagtttGCCCACCTAACGACTTTAAAAATAGAACAgttatgtatgagtgtgttatccagcagctagctctctgcaactctcacacggtcgcccactgaagcttagcagggctgagcctggtcagtacctggatgcgaGACCACGTAGGAAAGCtcggttgctgccggaagtggtgttagtgaggccagcagggggtgctcaacctgtggtctgtgtgggtcctaacgctacagtatagtgaaggggactttcTACTGCTCTTTAAAGCGCGCCCGTTAAACGTTAAATCGTGGTCGTGAAAAGTCCCAGGacgtccttcgaaaaagagtaggggtttaatttttcccactggtctctgtccatcatggcctcctcatatcataattggcttcatcactctgtctcctctccaccaatcagctgttgtgtgctgtgtgttctggtgcaatatggctgccgtcacgtcatccaggtggatgctacacacaatggtggatgaggagattctccccaatgtataaagtgctttgagtgtctagaaaagtgctatataaatgtaaagaattattattattattattattattatgcatttaaattcaaataagataaTGCAAAAGAAGACAAACTACtgaatttcaattcaatttaatatttttgatgTTTCTCGTCATTTTTACTGATtactacaatttaatttaattttccctaaatattaatttgggtgtacttttgtatttttggactgtgatcttttTTTATTAGCGGGTGCcgaatactatagtaatttacaccAAGTAAATGATTTTTTTCGCCACTACTCCATGTACTCAGCTGGCTgacgactaaagtcataatgcCTTAAAATCagctattaaatattaaaactattatgtttaaaaatgtgttttaataataataataataatgctaattaataaaactatcaatATTGCAAAGTGGCGTCACGgtggtcagatggcatttctgtgtggggtttgcatgttctccccatgttcgcgtgagtttgctccggtttcccccatacagtggtgtagtccttgatatacgcacgtatactcagtatgcttacttttttccacaagctgtttgggtattacgtcttctgaggatcaataattgcatataccctcggtatactcacttatttttctgattaaacttccataatttttgtgtattattttaaattcttacttaaaaatgtaaatgtgtgtaaatgtatatacatttgtctttgtttaccccaaaatgatctgttactgatccaccctaaaatgaaaatcctaaaatcgcccctatatatatgtatatgtgtatatgtatatatgtatatatgtatgtatatatatatgtatggttcatatttgtttatttatttatatatatataaaacactaaaaacgatgaggcaaagactactcataaatcatgtaacaatatgcgatttaaaagggtaactactagtatataatatcAACAACAGAAGACAGGATCCTAGTAGTTTGGTtaaaaacaagcatgcacgaatgtgacaatcaaacataatggctgattgatgtttaaaggaacctattaaatgtaaagtaataagccagtaaagaaagagagtaaaaaagctgtctttccatgtatgcacaggccctattgagttaacttaaataaaagtgaactaaattgttgtaactatcttgattgactcttttttttcagtattaaaatgattatataagctacatactgtatacagccaattgccaaggctagcttatatatatatataatatatagctaatgaatcaaagtaACGTTCACTTTCGTGGTTCTACTTTCATTTGAAATTTGGGtggggtgtaatagtacaccacctttttttaggactacaccactgccccCATAGGTCCAAATacaagcggtacaggtgaattgggtaagctaagttgtccatagtgtatgtgtgtatgtaagtgtgtatgggtatttcccagtgatgggttgcagctggtagggcatccgctgcgtaaaacatatggtggataagttggcgcttcattctgctgtggcgacccctgattaataaagggagtaagatgaaaagaaaatgaatgaatgaatattgcacAATTCTGGATTTTGCTGATTATTTATATAGGCAAACCAAAAAACTAGTTCAATCACTAGCtataattttgtataaataatttttttattagtggGTGCAGAACACTActagaatttaaaataaataaacgattTTTTGCCACCACTTCATGTACTTCAAGTCATATAGcctaaaatgagttattaaaaattaaatataactattaaatacatttaattattaaataaactatagtttaaaaatgtgttaatacattttttaataataatgatgatgatgagaaaAACTATTAATATTCCACGATTTTGTATTTTGCCGATTGCTTATTTATACagtcaaaacaaaaaattattcatattttcatattatttgaatataatatgaatataataaatgaatatattatatttatattatatatgttgcatatatatgttgtcacgatactgaaatttGATACCAATCcacactgaaattttaaaaacatccatttcctgttAACATTTAACCGCTAAGCACATTAAGCGCGTTCTTTAATAGagctgatttgctattgtgttcacgtgctcaacagaaatgactgtgattggctgtgaaggtcatcagttcaccgaactcaccgctgtttattgagtgtaactacagataaagggacactggagcgttttaaagccacgaagATCCGTAGATTCATCAGGGGATCGCTCATATGTTAGCTCATAAACAGACCAGCTAATCTTCGGGGCTTTAAAGtgctccagtgtctctgtatctgtggttacactcagtaaacagcggtgagttctgtgaactgatgaccttcacggccaatcacagtcatttctgttgagcacgtgaacacaatggcaactcagcgctgtttaagaacgtgctctaATGTTAGCTGGAAATGGACATTTCAGTACCGATTAGTATTGAATTCCAGTATACACTAATCATTTTAGTTAACGATTTTTCTTCTCTCCACGTGCTCACCTGGCTGATGCGGTTAAAGCCGTACTGCCTGAAGCTCTCATCATACAGAGGAACGGATCGAGCACCGATGTAGAACGGCTCCCAGGGGTCCACCCAGTTTATAGTGTAGGAAACCTCCAGCGGGCCTGAGCTTTTACTGGCCAGGTTAACCCACAGCGAGTAGTTAGTGGGAGCCTGACAGCGAGGGCAGAGTTCATCATAAAATGGCCGCACCTCGCCCACCTGATAAAGCTGCACCAGCTCCGGCTTCGAGGCCGGCATTTTACGAATGTGTCGGATTTCGAAAGCTGGAAGCACCAGAACTTCGTCCTCTGCCGGTTCACGTCTCATTAGCATGGTCACAAACTGATGGTGAAGATTGGCACTGGGTATCATGTCGATATCGATGACTAGGATGTAGGCCGCGTCTGTGCCGCTGCGGGCCACATTGCGGAGAAGGTTATTGGGGTACGAAACGTTGCTGCCAATGgcgtagtttttatatttatctctGTGGGATTCGAGTTTGGCGAATACGGCAGGACAGCCCACCTCCTGGAGGCCAACAAAATGCTCTCGATCTTGATCTGGAAAAGTGGCCATTTCACCAGAATGGCAGACAAGATGGAAGTCTACCAGTGCTTGAACCTGTGGGCAAAACAGGCTAAGCGCGTAGACGATGGCTGTCGCGAATTTAACATCTTCGCCATTAGCGAAAATAGCGACAGAGATTGGATTCTTCCAGCGCTCCAATAAAGAGTTTAAATGGTGAAGATTGTTGATAGTCGTGTGCGTCGCTAAAGCCAAGTGGTGCGATCTGGGATCAGCGCCTGGCTTCTGATTGGTCGAAAAGTCGCTTTTAATTAGGTTTTTATACACTCGATACTGTCCGCTCCCATCGAAGATCCCACCTGTGGATAAAGAGTATCTGAGATGTTCCCGTCTGGGGTTCTTCTCTCCTTGGTTTGCGTTCTTTTTGGAGCCAAAAAGCTCTGAATATTTGTAGCGCTGCTGTTTGCCATGCAGTTTTGAGAGGAAGGATAGATATAAAAGCTGCAGCAGAGCTACAATAAGTAGGGCGCTGAGCACCACTTTAAACACGGAGCATTTTTTAGAGAAATGCATTACAAATGCTTGTAGCATTTAGTGGATGTTGATGAAATGTTCTTCAACAGTGGCTGCAGACCACCAAGGGGGTTAGCCAGGGCAACACTTATGCTATCCAGCTAAGCAACCCTCGTGCATGCATGCAGCGGATTTTGCGTTGACTTGCATTGCAGCAAGATGTAGTGCAGGTCAGTTTGCGCGGGAATTGATTTGCATGTTTGAATAGTAAAAAAAGACGTCCGTTTTACGCCTGTGAACATGCACAGCACAGAAAGCGTTCGTGAAGAGACTCACTGCGCATGGCGGCGCATGTTTGTTTACACTTCCGTTTACCGTAAACAGTGGAGAACGCGCGCGGATTTGATTGAGCCAAAATGGCGTGTTTTGGTGTCACCGTGTGTGATTGTTTCGATTCTATAAATAACGCCGGTTATTATCAATGGCATAAATCACATCTATTTACgtcaaaaaaaagaaatgttttgttgtcCTGTCATGACTACAAAAACAGATCAATGGCGTGCGGTTTATcagacgaggtggccgagtggttaaggcgatggactgctaatccattgtgctctgcacgcgtgggttcgaatcccatcctcgtcgacaattattatttttatatttattacaattattattatatacatttaaatataagcgATTTGAGTAAATATCGCCGCCGAAAAACTGTAAACATAGCCGAGTCTGAACTTATGGATTCCCAAACTGTGACTTTTTAGGTCATAAAAAAAAGCCTAAACAttattacaaaatgttttttcttgACAGGATCCTGCtaaaaaatccatcttaaaccagcctaggctggttttagctggttgaccagcctggttttagaggggttttggccatttccaggctggttttcagccttttccagcctggtcttagctggtcaggctgggtgatgaccagcttgaccagccaagccaggctgggagcccagccaaaaccagctatgtccagcttaaaccagactggtcaggctggttttagctggatttagctggtcattttccagcctgaccagctaagaccaggctggaaatggctgaaaaccagcctggaaatggccaaaacccctctaaaaccaggctggtcaaccagctaaaaccagccaaccagcctaggctggtttaagctggatttttcagcagggaacacAGTTGAACTAGAAAAAACACTGAAACTTTGACACGAAAAAGTTAAtgttaaatgtatgtatttttattttaaatgtattttttcaagCTCCCTAAAAAGTGAAGACAAACCCGAAGGTCAAAACATTGTCCGCCACCTGGTGGTGGATGGAGTAATGTCATAAGCCACACATGTAACGTGATTATTAACCCAGTTGAAAATTCCTAGTGTATATGCATTTGTCAATACTTATTACATCTGTTTGGTAAAAGTTTTTGAAGTTTATAAAagttaaaagttattaaagtacCCTGTAAAGTTATTGTAGTGATAAAATATAACTACATTGAGTAAAGTTATGAACAAATTGcctctaaaataaacaaaatgacctgatattaaagcaaaaaaaaaaaaaaaaaaacacacactagaATTTAGGAAAGTGCATGACTGAATTACAAGCACAATAATACATTGGCTTGATGGCTATTGAAATAATAAAGCTGTGCtttgaaatataataattttaaaatgttatatacaaCAGGGAAATAAATATtgacgtcatgttttttttcctgggaataatattcctaaaggagctgttgacatgaaattgaaccagattttggtaaaaacccaaacaatacaaacataaaaatcaaacaaaacaaacaaatctgaaaaacagttgtgtgtaataacagtGAAATGACACGAGGAGAAagcgctgaactactgaaatgtttttaatactttatatcagactttttttggtgatggcagcttaaaaagCCTCAtttgaagtcacatgcattgctcaggtgtgagtttttcacagacttcaacagagtgtcaaaatcatGATGGTTTTGTAGgtttcatctatcaaatctgagctttcatttgtaatttatattggattcagctcaggtgattggctgggccattctacagcttgattttctttctctgaaagcatttgagagtttcctttgctgtgttttggatcattgtcttgctgaaatgtccaccctggttacatcttcatcctcctgctagtgtagatgttggactgaagcagcagatattcatttacactgaggaagggcagagaattactgagagatttcagctgctgtctgggctttcactgccattctacacctccctttcttcatgtgttcaatactttttccctgtgtcatttcattttattactcataacttcatttgtaaactagtaagatttgttttctttgcatatttgcaTTTCTTTGGTTGATTTCAACATCGTGTGAAAATGTCAAGCCCACGCcaccttcagaaatatgttttctgagaaaaatggtgacgtgttcaatacttatttccccactGTAAATAATAATCCTCCAACGACAGTGTGAAATTAGTGAcgaacaaaacacacaacactgCAAACAATTCTTGCTcaattttgtattttgaattCAATAAccaaaacaaccacacacacacgaaaACTAAACGAACATAAAAAAAACTTCGTCCACAGGCGTACAGTCGTGACAAATGATGGAGTAAATACAGTCGGAGATCCAGGGTATGAGACACTCGTTGACTGGTCATCATGCTCAATTCAATGCAGCAACCCCTAAACATGACTTATTTCCAGAGCTAAAGTGAAAGACGAGCTTTGAAAACTCTTGACCATTTTGATTATGGTGAATTAACAGTGctattaaagcgatagttcacccaaaaacgtaaAAACTCCTGACTATTTACTTACACTAAAGTGGCTCCAAACTgaatttccttcttctgttgaacacaaaagaagatatttagaaaaaatgttgaaaaaccaTGACGtttatagtaattaataatactatggaagtcaattgcaaTTGTTTTTACAACAGTATATTCCTCCTttgagtttaacagaagaaagaaaatggtAACAGTTTACAAACACTTGAGTGTGAtccaatttttgggtgaactatccttttaataacatgaaattaaacaactatttatttgtgGATTTAAATcagacacactgcaaaaaaatgcttttttttacttcaagtttttgtctcgtttctagtcaaAACATCTAATTatgcttaaatcaagaagcattttctagaccagtaaaacattttgtcttattttcagaaaaaattccgtaaaacaagctaaataatgccAATGAAgtcagcaaaataatcttgtctttgttttgaaatacatttattttacttactttacttacttatttattttactgacagattattttgcttgttttaaggaaaaactcacttaattttgcctcatcttttctgaaaacaagacaacatgtTTTACTcctccagaaaatgcttcttgatttaagaattgtttatatttttggactagaaatgagacaaaaactctctcactctctctctctctctctctctctctctctctctctctctctctctctctctatatatatatatatatatatatatatatatatatatataaagactttATTGCAGTACAAACAATCAGCGAATGTAGGAACTGCACATAAATACTTTTCATATTTAGAGTTGTGtcatttctagtctaaatatctcaTGAAATACGCACAAAAGCACACATCAACTGAAATGGGTGCTCACCCAAACAACAAAGTGCAAAGATATTCATAAAGGCGGCAACACCTGTGCTCCAAAAACACAAGTTTATTAACATCTGATGAAGAGCCGGTGTGCTCAGGACGTCAGACCCTTTGTGACAGCTTTTTAAAGttaatacatttagatttttgtaGCATTGGTGTTGCCGCCTTCATGAAtattagtccaaatatctaataattgttcaaatctagaagcattttccagacaaaaaaaaaaaaattaagtgagattttccttaaaacaagcaaaactaaTTTCTAGtttgccccattggcagataatattgcttgttttatattaaaactcacttaaatttgacttgttatttctgaaaacaagacgatGTTTCACtcctctagaaaatgcttcttgatatgagaatttttagatgtttggactagaaacgaggcacaaactaagtaagaaaagcatttattgcagTGCAAACAATCAGCGAATacagaaactgcaaaaaaatgcttttcttacctaaggttgtctcatttctagtacaaatattttatgaaaaaatgCTCAAAAGCATCAGCAAAACAACAAAGTGCAAAATATTCATAAAGGCGGCAACACCTGTGCTCCAAAAACACAAGTTTATTGACATCTGATGAAGAGCCGGTGTGCTCAGGACGTCAGACCCTTTGTGACAGCTTTTTAAAGttaatacatttagatttttgtagcattggtgttgccgcctttatGAATATTAGTCCAAAATTTTtcaaattaagaagcattttccagacaaaatattctaaattaagtgagattttccttaaaacaagcaaaactaaTTTCTAGtttgccccattggcagattatattgcttgttttatataaaaactcgcttaattttgacttgttatttctgaaaacaagacgataTGTTTCACtcctctagaaaatgcttctttatttcagaatttatagatgtttggactagaaacgagacaaaaacgaAGAAAAAGCGTGTTTTACAATGTTTGCATTAGCTGATTGTCtggtttaaatacacaaataaatagttctgTTTAATTTCATGTTATTAAGAGTCGAAATCCTACTGTCAATGTGACTAGAGTGTGATTTCACCACTTAACTAACATGAAATTAAACAGAACTATTAATTTGTCAGCGAATGCAAACATTTTTAGTTCAGAGATGATAAAGTTACGCTCTCAAAGACTACGAATGTACATAATGTGCATGAAAACCAAAACTTTGGCTCTCTTTCATGTGTTATTATGACAGACTAAAAGGAAAAAACCTCAAGTTAGAAAAGCAAATTTTGGAAGTTTCTGCATTTGCTGACTGTTTATCTGgttttaaattcacaaataaatagttattaTGTTTAATTTCATGTCATTAAGTGCAGAAATCACACTGTAAATGTGATCAGAGTGTGATTTTACCATTTTGATAGCATGAAATTAAACACAGTAACTATTTATGTGTCAacgaatgcagacatttttagaTCAGAGTGGATGAAGTTACGTTCTCAAAGATTACAAATGTACATAATGAGCATGAAAACCAAAACTTCGGCTCTCTTTCATGTGATTTATTATGACTGGCATCTGTGCGACTAAAAGGAAACAACTCAAAGCATTTTTCGCAGTGTCTGCACTCACTGATAGTTTGTCTGGTTCTAAATTCACAAATAGCTACCATGTTTAATATCATGTTATTAAAGAGTATAGATCACACTTTAAATGTGATCAGAGTGGGAAAAGGATTACGAAtgtacaaaatgtgcatgaaaaccGAGACTCTCGCTCTCTTTCTTGTGTGTTATTATGACTGGCATCTGTAAGACTAAAAAGGAAACGTGCCAACTCAGTCTCTGGGCGTATATTACAGCGGTTTCTACAGTAAGAATCCACTATGAGACGAGCACTCCGGCGCCACCTTTAGATCCTCCTTCGCTGTCTTTGGCTTGACTGGCGTCCGCTTTGCCTTGTTTATCGTCCTCTCCGACTAGCCGGATATTGTAGCGTTCGCGGTACTCCGTCAGCTCGCGTCCTTTCACCTGCATCTGCGTGTTCAGCGTCTCCACGATCTTGGAAATCTTAACAGAGATTTAGAGTAATAATTAATTAGTGCTGATTAATTGCATCCTAAGATaaagtttgtatatatatatatatattactttagtGAAAGAAAAttatagccctcctgtgaaattattCTTATTAAAAACATTTCCCAAGTGCATTTTAACagagcattgtttttgttttcacaattattttttgtttgttgtttttataaacgTAAAAATTGTTAAGGTCGATATTTTTGGCACCCCTatgtaatatttctaaaggagctgttgacttggaattgaagcagattttggtgaaaacccaaacaatacaaacaaaaaaatgaaacaaacaaaaaatcagaGAAATGATTTCTGTGTAATAATGACACgaggagaaagcactgaactactgaagtGTGTTTAATGTGTTAAACTACTGAAGTGTGCTTAATACTCTATATAAAAGGCTTTATTAaagatggcagcttaaagatgcctctcataaggagaatgaagtctcatgcgttgctcaggtgtgagtttctcagacttcaacagagtgtaaagatcttgatgcttctgtgggtcttgtctgtcaaatctgatgtttattttgtattctacattggattcagctcaggtgattggctgggccattctgcagcttgattttctttctctgaaagcatttgagagtctcctcggctgtgttttggatcattgtcttgctgaaatgtccaccctgggttcatcttcatcctcctgctagtgtagatgttggactgaagcagctgatattcatttacactgaggaagggcagagggttgcttaagaactactgagagaACTACTTTCACTACCTTTCTAcaccttcatgtgttcaatactttttccctgcatcatttcgttttattatgcatattattcaattcaattcacctttatttgtatagcgcttatacaatgtagattgtgccaaagcagcttcacataaaaggtcacagtaaataggaacagtgtagttcagtttgtagtgtttaagttcagttcagtttagctcagttcagtgtggtttaataatcactactacaaatttgctttgttttctgtgcatatatggatttctttggttgttacagtgctcagcatgaaaatgtatacattttttaatattatatttttattttcttataacaaCACCGAGCGATACAGAAAGCAACAACGATtataaagacaaaacagaagcaacaggaaaaaaaataataaagaaaagacagaaaaaaaaagattttaaaccaatattactccagttcctccaatattatacatgggtcaacaatgttacacatttatatctaggccagtgggcgcaggcaatatggtgatcttgcaGATGATAACAGGgttatacctttaaactgttatcctgggcatttaataaataattaaaaaagggtttccaggtggcttcAAAGCTGGCAATGttatcagaaagattgtgtcttagcctctctaaatgtaaagtggTAGAGAATTCTAaaagccaggatttaaaaagaggttttgatggctttttccataaataaagaataatttttttagctaACACCATTCCATATTGaacagcttttttaatttgatgactaaACCCACGATTGCTGGATCAGGGGCAAGGTCACAAGAATAAGCCTCAGAGTAGAAGTCGAAAATTTCGCTCcaaaacttaaaaagttttggCCATGACCAAAAAAGATGTCCTAAAGAGCCCTCCGCAGATTCACATGTGTTACATTTAGAGGAAATGGAGGGGTAGAAATGATTATATTTAACCCTAGAATAATGAAGccgatgtatatattttttatagccACTTTATATTGGATTAGTTGATGTCTGGagttgaaaattaatatttttattcatttctcagttaATGCAGCcagatttaaacaaaacaattttaggAAATGGTTATATCCATTAAAGTAAGACTTTGGTCACTGAACATTAGAAACTTTAGGAATAGAAAAGGTTATTGCAACaaaattttgttcatatttttatgcttctcttgattttttctgattataattatttactattttcccccaacatatcctataacatttttaatgttgttaCAAATCATTCActgttttgtgcatgtgtgttcttTCTGTCTCGCTCTTTCTCCCTGACCTGCCATAAGGTTGCCACCTTTACCATTAGTTTCTTTTTTGGTCATCTCAATGTTACTCCTTTTAATTTCCTAGACATATTTCCATCCAAATGTCGTAACAATGTAGAAGAGAGATATGTGAGGGTTGTAATTATTTATGATGAGCACtgcataaacatttataaatttattttggtgcattaaatCATGATTGTTTCAcagccaggggcgtagcaaccgggggggacgggggggatccgtccccctcacttttagagacagaccatttaaaaacaggtgattaataattatatgaacgtatgatctcatacagccgtcccccccacttttaaaatgtccgctacgcccctgttcACAGCATTAGTAATAATCCCACATAAAGCACAGAGCAAATGTCTGTGAGTCCAGCAGAAGTTTTGTACCTGTTCTTTGTTGTTTTCTAGCGCAGGCAGGACTTCTTTGACGGTTCTCTCCACAAGTACACCGCCAACTAAACGAAAGCATTTGCGTGAGGGATCTACTTCCTTTAGTGTGTCGATGACGAGGCTGCGAAACAGGAAGTCAAGTGTGTTAGAAGAACAAGAGTCTGCTATTCAAGAACAGCTTCAATGTGTAAGTATTcgtttattcatattattatatattaataaataacactCTTATTTATTATAGTGTGATATGAATCACAGATGTCATGAcaattagggttgcacaatatataaaaataaaagcttgaTGTCtgcatgaaatctaaatttacaatgtttatgttGCTGTCTCGCATTGTTATTTCCATTTTTGTTTAATCCATACAAGTTAATTCACTGAGACAAATGTGTTTGTTCtgatctttaatcaaagtctgagcatCTGCTTCAAGGCTTCCTTCTCCGATGCaactttatatttctttatttaaccagataaaaaacccattgagatcaagatctcatttacaagggtgacctggccaagaggtctgcaacacacgacttatgaaaaaaatacaaataaaataataataataataataataataatattaataataataaatagaaaatcaatatagtgtaaaaatacagttcagttgttcagctttaccacatttcaataaattaaaaacacatacattgagaaatggactgttgttgtttgttaaaaaggaTAAAGCGAAACGATGTCATTGGGATGAGCTCAGAC harbors:
- the b4gat1 gene encoding beta-1,4-glucuronyltransferase 1; the protein is MLQAFVMHFSKKCSVFKVVLSALLIVALLQLLYLSFLSKLHGKQQRYKYSELFGSKKNANQGEKNPRREHLRYSLSTGGIFDGSGQYRVYKNLIKSDFSTNQKPGADPRSHHLALATHTTINNLHHLNSLLERWKNPISVAIFANGEDVKFATAIVYALSLFCPQVQALVDFHLVCHSGEMATFPDQDREHFVGLQEVGCPAVFAKLESHRDKYKNYAIGSNVSYPNNLLRNVARSGTDAAYILVIDIDMIPSANLHHQFVTMLMRREPAEDEVLVLPAFEIRHIRKMPASKPELVQLYQVGEVRPFYDELCPRCQAPTNYSLWVNLASKSSGPLEVSYTINWVDPWEPFYIGARSVPLYDESFRQYGFNRISQACELHIAGYRFSVVSNAFLLHKGFKVQGEFHSRKDEENRKNRILFRSFKESLKAKYPTSPRRC
- the pfdn2 gene encoding prefoldin subunit 2, with amino-acid sequence MAANSSNSTSGKSGGKQSTPSAEQVVATFQRMRQEQRSMASKAAEFEMEINEHSLVIDTLKEVDPSRKCFRLVGGVLVERTVKEVLPALENNKEQISKIVETLNTQMQVKGRELTEYRERYNIRLVGEDDKQGKADASQAKDSEGGSKGGAGVLVS